A DNA window from Nitrososphaerota archaeon contains the following coding sequences:
- a CDS encoding NADH-quinone oxidoreductase subunit M encodes MSFVLSLLVFLPLLASPLVYLLTRMNKRWGVYACLGLAAVVLGVATYISWQVIANPPAPGQYLLQEQYSWISFKSFGLDYFLGTDGLSSPLIFVSALLTLLAILGSRKLIDKHEPEYYALIFLFEGAIMGVFTSLNLILFYIFWEVVLIPMFFFIGVWGGPRRKYAAMKFILFTYAGSTIMLLGFLYVYLGMMPVPSFDIPSLAGHIPIGLQYLPLLASFIGFAVKLPLVPFHTWLPDAHVEAPSPISVLLAGVLLKMGGYGFLRISIGLFPKASVQYAWAFLAIGLFSMFYGAVAAVLQKDLKKMIAFTSINHMGFVLFGAYATLVSGNLLGIQGAILQMFTHALAVGSLFMLSGYIQHQAGTREIPSLKGLGLTMPRTAAILVLASGAAMGLPPFASFLAEFMVIAAGISAYTITAVSILVPVITAGYFLWMIKRTVLSLPEGTEVHDMDLGDLASFAVYLIPLVVLIVASYLILTPALPVAQFLRGLA; translated from the coding sequence GTGAGCTTCGTCCTCTCTCTGCTGGTCTTCCTCCCGCTCCTGGCCTCCCCCCTGGTCTACCTCCTGACACGGATGAACAAGCGCTGGGGGGTCTACGCCTGCCTCGGCCTCGCTGCCGTCGTCCTCGGCGTGGCCACCTACATCTCCTGGCAGGTCATCGCGAACCCGCCGGCGCCCGGCCAGTACCTCCTGCAGGAGCAGTACTCCTGGATAAGCTTCAAGTCCTTCGGGCTTGACTACTTCCTCGGCACCGACGGCCTCAGCTCCCCGCTGATCTTTGTCTCGGCCCTGCTGACCCTACTCGCCATACTCGGCTCGAGGAAGCTCATCGACAAGCACGAGCCCGAGTACTACGCCCTGATCTTCCTCTTCGAGGGGGCGATCATGGGAGTCTTCACCTCCCTGAACCTGATACTCTTCTACATCTTCTGGGAGGTCGTCCTCATCCCGATGTTCTTCTTCATCGGAGTCTGGGGAGGCCCCCGACGCAAGTACGCGGCGATGAAGTTCATCCTATTCACCTACGCTGGGAGCACCATAATGCTCCTGGGCTTCCTCTACGTCTACCTGGGGATGATGCCCGTCCCCTCATTCGACATACCGTCCCTCGCGGGGCACATCCCCATCGGCCTGCAGTACCTGCCTCTCCTCGCCTCCTTCATCGGCTTCGCAGTGAAGCTTCCCCTGGTCCCCTTCCACACCTGGCTCCCTGACGCGCACGTGGAAGCTCCGTCCCCCATCTCCGTGCTCCTCGCAGGGGTGCTCCTGAAGATGGGCGGCTACGGATTCCTCAGGATAAGCATCGGCCTCTTCCCCAAGGCGTCAGTCCAGTATGCCTGGGCCTTCCTCGCCATCGGCCTCTTCTCGATGTTCTACGGGGCGGTGGCCGCAGTCCTTCAGAAGGACCTGAAGAAGATGATCGCCTTCACGAGCATTAACCACATGGGCTTCGTCCTGTTCGGTGCCTACGCAACGCTGGTATCAGGGAACCTGCTGGGGATCCAGGGCGCCATCCTCCAGATGTTCACCCACGCCCTCGCGGTCGGGAGCCTCTTCATGCTGTCGGGATACATCCAGCATCAGGCAGGGACCAGGGAGATCCCTTCCCTCAAGGGCCTCGGTCTCACCATGCCGCGCACTGCCGCCATACTCGTCCTCGCGTCAGGCGCAGCCATGGGGCTTCCCCCCTTCGCAAGTTTCCTGGCCGAGTTCATGGTCATCGCGGCCGGCATCTCCGCCTACACGATCACAGCCGTCTCGATCCTCGTCCCGGTCATAACCGCTGGCTACTTCCTATGGATGATCAAGCGGACTGTCCTGTCCCTGCCCGAAGGGACGGAGGTCCATGACATGGACCTCGGAGACTTGGCCTCCTTCGCGGTCTACCTCATACCTCTGGTCGTGCTCATCGTCGCTTCATACCTAATACTGACTCCCGCCCTCCCAGTCGCCCAGTTCCTCAGGGGGCTCGCATAG